One part of the Anopheles coustani chromosome 2, idAnoCousDA_361_x.2, whole genome shotgun sequence genome encodes these proteins:
- the LOC131264019 gene encoding uncharacterized protein LOC131264019: MVPSWLILVVFSITTAVVMSSVRAERCDQGISVCSVDQFCDEHSYSCKSCKVICADESLDCRDKCKDYLISSLKTSARINTITIGVLSGVVAILLIVVFLLFLKLKRVTIVCPRLPWQTKNDATPTVAMTHENPNTKSPTRTPKNPANLTRQNTQQTTTTGTPDQDVENQTTITTVTSNRYPAEDSTEGLAYVNHACNVTPTSNGSAPRY, translated from the exons ATGGTGCCTTCGTGGCTGATCTTGGTCGTCTTCAGCATTACCACCGCGGTTGTGATGAGTTCTGTCCGGGCGGAACGGTGCGACCAAGGAATTTCGGTTTGTTCCGTGGACCAGTTCTGCGACGAGCACAGCTACTCCTGCAAAAGCTGTAAAGTTATTTGTGCCGATGAGAGTCTGGACTGCAGGGATAAGTGCAAAG ATTACCTCATTTCAT CGCTCAAAACATCCGCCCGAATCAACACGATAACGATTGGTGTGCTGTCCGGCGTGGTAGCGATCCTCCTCATCGtagtgtttctattgtttttgaAGCTCAAACGTGTCACGATCGTATGTCCCCGGCTGCCGTGGCAAACGAAGAACGATGCGACCCCCACCGTGGCGATGACGCACGAAAATCCGAACACGAAAAGCCCCACGAGAACGCCGAAGAATCCGGCCAACCTGACCAGGCAGAACACGCAGCAAACGACGACCACCGGCACGCCGGACCAGGATGTGGAAAATCAAACCACCATCACGACGGTCACCAGCAACCGCTACCCGGCGGAAGATTCCACCGAAGGGCTGGCCTACGTGAACCACGCGTGCAACGTGACGCCAACCAGCAATGGTTCCGCTCCTCGATACTAG